A stretch of the Archangium violaceum genome encodes the following:
- a CDS encoding type IV toxin-antitoxin system AbiEi family antitoxin domain-containing protein: MLRVYDPEKTLADCFRYRNQLGMDVVLEALRLWRERRRKKLDVLLKYARMRHVERAMRPYLKAMP; this comes from the coding sequence TTGCTCCGCGTCTACGACCCGGAGAAGACGCTCGCAGACTGCTTCCGCTACCGGAACCAGCTCGGGATGGACGTCGTGCTGGAGGCGCTGCGCCTCTGGCGCGAGCGCCGCCGCAAGAAGCTCGATGTCCTGTTGAAGTATGCCCGCATGCGCCACGTCGAGCGCGCGATGCGACCCTACCTGAAGGCGATGCCGTGA
- a CDS encoding tyrosine-type recombinase/integrase, with the protein MGSSATTPVGRKVYVIRRMIDGRNYKVSTRATTLRAAMEQLKRFETDPEHYNPAGSFHEAPIHLDAPLAAEFLAYSRDVDKNSPTWVKKQQGYLAWWADQLKGRDLRKVTLLDDILPALEGAKARGHRLAVFKRVYSWLRKVKHVLSVAEDPTFGRLTVPQARPEQWKRDKVIPREHYLLAQEHLAPHWRDGMDVQAGTGWHVSELVRFARMGNVEPYRGVAQGIAGVLVCPQTKSGEPLRTAVSAEVLEAGKRLLERGSFSFEKYTLAIKGACTAAGIPPFTPGRFRHSVATWAIEKGADPASVAAFLNHKSPTTTRRFYATHAVPAKIPTLA; encoded by the coding sequence GTGGGTTCATCCGCCACGACTCCAGTGGGTCGCAAGGTCTACGTCATCCGCCGGATGATCGACGGGCGGAACTACAAGGTCAGCACGCGGGCGACCACGCTCCGAGCGGCCATGGAGCAGCTCAAGCGGTTCGAGACGGACCCGGAGCACTACAACCCGGCGGGCTCGTTCCACGAGGCGCCCATCCACCTTGATGCGCCGCTCGCGGCTGAATTCCTCGCCTACTCGCGCGACGTGGACAAGAACAGCCCCACCTGGGTGAAGAAGCAGCAGGGCTATCTGGCGTGGTGGGCCGACCAGCTCAAGGGCCGGGACCTGCGGAAGGTCACGCTCCTCGATGACATCCTCCCCGCCCTGGAGGGGGCGAAGGCCCGGGGTCATCGGCTCGCGGTCTTCAAGCGCGTCTACTCCTGGTTGCGCAAGGTGAAGCACGTCCTCTCGGTGGCCGAGGATCCGACCTTCGGGCGGCTCACCGTGCCCCAGGCCCGGCCCGAGCAGTGGAAGCGGGACAAGGTGATCCCCCGGGAGCACTACCTCCTAGCCCAAGAGCACCTTGCGCCTCACTGGCGTGACGGGATGGACGTGCAGGCGGGCACCGGCTGGCACGTCTCGGAACTGGTGCGCTTCGCCAGGATGGGCAACGTGGAGCCCTACCGGGGCGTGGCCCAGGGGATCGCGGGCGTGCTGGTGTGTCCCCAGACCAAGAGCGGCGAGCCCTTGCGCACCGCCGTGTCCGCCGAGGTGCTGGAGGCCGGGAAGCGGCTGCTGGAGCGCGGCTCGTTCAGCTTCGAGAAGTACACCCTCGCCATCAAGGGGGCCTGCACGGCGGCGGGCATCCCGCCCTTCACACCTGGACGGTTCCGGCACTCCGTCGCCACCTGGGCCATCGAGAAGGGGGCGGACCCGGCCTCGGTAGCGGCCTTCCTCAACCACAAGAGCCCGACCACCACGCGGCGCTTCTACGCGACACACGCTGTCCCGGCGAAGATCCCCACCCTGGCTTAG
- a CDS encoding DUF6531 domain-containing protein produces the protein MMPAVKHLDPVLGIDLHFIITPPGAVVPIPHPHIGIVFDPFDYIPIIGSTVLVNGLPRAQAGTGGVTLPPHFPIGGAFAKPPGNENETFMGSSTVLVDDEPFTYMTLPVLSCQDIGMPSPPRKRGPGAKTLLLPTSIALSIPAGPPVIVGGPPTISLSGLMMRLALGALLKGLKKLRQLQKASRKMKAVSDRLHKALDKVLDKVGLGKGGRDWLHKKLCTLTGHPVDVVSGRVVTEAVDWELPGPIPLKFERNYSSSLSWRDSPVGHGWSHSLDLAVWEAPGKVVFRAEDGREIEFDVSHFPKQRAPLGQAVFAPVDRLTLRRMGELQWSVETAGGLVHELRYVGGGQPGLCRVTRTRNRTGHAIHYEYDEHGRLDWVVDSARRRLRLEHDAKGRLVRTWLPHPTQPGLVPYNRYVYSEAGDLVAAHDALEHSARYEYSGHLLVRETDRTGLSFYFEYEGEGADAWCVHTWGDGGIYDHRLFYNREKGVTEVTNSLGDTTVYFSDGRGVVVKEVDPLGNVWRRDFDEAMRLVKEVDPLGKATVYEYDERGNLLRMVKPDGAELSAEYNEFDLPVALHDPCGNVWLTRYDARGLPIEREDPLGAKTRFEYREGLLSAVLFSNRLRVDVARDTQWLISQAKVGGRALFSCTHDRLGRPSRLVDGEQRNWLMKRDALGRLYQVEVPGTSNLTTFSYDAEGQLLELRENGRLTRFSYAGFRKLASQEDSGETIRFHHDTEGRLLQVIAPTGQVHSLMRDGCGRVVEERGFDGRVRRFSRDAAGRSIRMELPGGGFRELVRDAAGRVLRIQHPDQSVDEFAYRKDGVLVQASNATVSVRREFDPLGRLLKEWQGDDWVASEYDESGHRTVVSSSLGVRQELMRDPFGYVHGFQAEGDFGSWQARFRRDGAGREVERRLPGSVVASWERDAFGLPLRQRIHVGEQEVCQVGYRWQGQQLLGLVDSLEGLTSFQYDVRSRLVAARQPDGTLQRRAAPPLDSLLRMLTRSGSASSPGEESLPGDGSRLRYDEQGNLVERREADGSCWRYAYDAAGLLKEVVRPDGAVVRFAYDALGRRVSKSGARGEVRWLWDGDKPVHELGPQEPMTTWLFEPGRHAPLAKLQGDARYSIVTNHLGTPAALYDDGGRLAWKGRLDINGTLRTDVALTRCPWRWPGQYEDEETGLYYNRFRYYDPTSGQYISQDPAGLLGGLDPYAYTDDPLTCIDPFGLDDGHHTVPRKLMDMMQEKGMLTSDVRKELDPTRRTGTVMLEHGTHSQVHGEMSGFLKDRYPGLEMRNGFQHGTDWKNYIDHLESEGNLSKGTILGDLEDFYHSHLGTKGLVDANKVDELKKGFDHDAAKIKACS, from the coding sequence ATGATGCCGGCGGTCAAGCACCTGGATCCGGTGTTGGGAATCGACCTCCATTTCATCATCACCCCTCCCGGGGCGGTGGTGCCCATTCCCCACCCGCATATCGGCATTGTCTTCGACCCGTTCGACTACATCCCCATCATCGGCTCCACGGTGTTGGTCAATGGATTGCCACGGGCGCAGGCGGGAACGGGCGGTGTGACGCTGCCGCCCCATTTCCCCATTGGTGGCGCCTTCGCCAAGCCGCCCGGCAACGAGAACGAGACGTTCATGGGCAGCTCCACGGTCCTCGTGGATGACGAGCCCTTCACCTACATGACGCTGCCGGTGTTGAGCTGTCAGGACATCGGCATGCCCTCGCCGCCGCGCAAGCGGGGACCGGGGGCCAAGACGCTGCTGCTTCCCACCTCGATCGCGCTGTCCATTCCGGCGGGGCCGCCCGTGATCGTGGGAGGGCCGCCCACGATTTCCCTCTCGGGGTTGATGATGAGGCTGGCCCTGGGCGCGCTGCTCAAGGGGCTCAAGAAGCTGCGCCAGCTGCAGAAGGCCAGCCGGAAGATGAAGGCCGTGTCCGATCGCCTCCACAAGGCCTTGGACAAGGTCCTGGACAAGGTGGGGTTGGGCAAGGGCGGGCGCGATTGGCTCCACAAGAAGCTCTGCACCCTCACCGGACACCCCGTGGACGTGGTGTCGGGGCGCGTGGTGACCGAGGCGGTGGACTGGGAGCTACCGGGGCCCATTCCGCTCAAGTTCGAGCGCAACTACTCCTCGAGCCTCTCCTGGCGCGACTCGCCGGTGGGCCACGGCTGGAGCCACTCGCTGGACCTGGCGGTATGGGAGGCGCCGGGGAAGGTGGTGTTCCGGGCGGAGGATGGGCGGGAAATCGAATTCGATGTGAGCCATTTCCCCAAGCAGCGGGCGCCCCTGGGCCAGGCGGTATTCGCGCCGGTGGACCGGCTGACCCTCAGGCGGATGGGGGAGCTGCAGTGGAGCGTGGAGACCGCGGGCGGGCTGGTGCACGAGCTGCGCTACGTCGGAGGCGGGCAGCCCGGGTTGTGCCGGGTGACGCGCACGCGCAACCGGACCGGGCATGCCATTCATTACGAGTATGACGAGCACGGGCGATTGGACTGGGTGGTGGACAGCGCGCGGCGGCGGCTGCGCCTCGAGCACGACGCGAAGGGACGGTTGGTGCGAACGTGGTTGCCCCACCCCACGCAGCCGGGGCTCGTGCCCTACAACCGGTATGTGTACTCGGAAGCGGGCGACCTGGTGGCGGCCCATGACGCGCTGGAGCACTCCGCCCGCTACGAGTACAGCGGCCACCTGTTGGTGCGCGAGACCGACCGCACCGGCCTGAGCTTCTACTTCGAATACGAGGGGGAGGGGGCGGACGCCTGGTGCGTGCACACCTGGGGCGATGGCGGCATCTACGACCACCGGCTCTTCTACAACAGGGAGAAGGGCGTCACCGAGGTCACCAACTCCCTGGGCGACACCACCGTGTATTTCTCGGATGGCCGCGGCGTGGTGGTGAAGGAGGTGGACCCGCTCGGCAATGTCTGGCGGCGCGACTTCGACGAGGCCATGCGTCTGGTGAAGGAGGTGGACCCGCTCGGCAAGGCCACTGTGTATGAGTATGACGAGCGCGGCAACCTCCTCCGCATGGTCAAGCCGGATGGCGCGGAGCTCTCCGCAGAGTACAACGAGTTCGATCTCCCCGTTGCCCTCCACGACCCGTGCGGCAATGTCTGGCTCACCCGCTATGACGCACGAGGTCTGCCCATCGAGCGCGAGGATCCGCTCGGTGCCAAGACCCGGTTCGAGTACCGCGAGGGCCTGCTGTCCGCGGTCCTCTTTTCCAACCGGCTGCGCGTCGACGTGGCGCGTGACACCCAATGGCTCATCTCCCAGGCCAAGGTGGGAGGCCGCGCCCTCTTTTCCTGCACCCACGACCGGTTGGGACGCCCCAGCCGCTTGGTGGACGGTGAGCAGCGCAACTGGTTGATGAAGCGTGATGCGCTGGGGCGGCTGTATCAGGTCGAGGTCCCCGGCACCTCGAACCTCACGACCTTCTCCTACGATGCGGAAGGTCAACTCCTGGAGCTGCGGGAGAACGGACGCCTGACCCGCTTCTCCTACGCGGGCTTCCGCAAGCTCGCCAGCCAGGAGGATTCAGGCGAGACGATCCGCTTCCACCATGACACCGAGGGGCGGTTGCTGCAGGTCATCGCGCCCACCGGCCAGGTGCATTCGCTGATGCGAGATGGGTGTGGCCGTGTCGTGGAGGAGCGGGGCTTCGATGGCCGGGTGCGCCGCTTCTCCAGGGATGCCGCCGGCCGGAGCATCCGTATGGAGCTGCCGGGGGGCGGCTTCCGTGAGCTCGTGAGGGATGCGGCGGGCCGGGTGCTCCGCATCCAGCACCCGGATCAGAGTGTCGACGAGTTCGCCTATCGCAAGGATGGAGTGCTCGTCCAGGCGAGCAATGCCACGGTGAGCGTCCGGCGCGAGTTCGATCCCCTGGGGCGGCTGCTCAAGGAGTGGCAGGGCGATGACTGGGTGGCCTCCGAGTATGACGAGTCCGGCCACCGCACGGTCGTGAGTTCCTCTCTGGGCGTGAGACAGGAGTTGATGCGAGACCCCTTCGGGTACGTCCATGGCTTCCAGGCCGAGGGGGACTTCGGGAGCTGGCAGGCGCGTTTCCGGCGGGATGGGGCCGGGCGTGAGGTGGAGCGCAGGCTGCCCGGGAGTGTGGTGGCCAGCTGGGAGCGGGATGCGTTCGGGCTCCCGCTGCGTCAACGCATCCACGTGGGAGAGCAGGAGGTCTGCCAGGTGGGCTACCGCTGGCAGGGCCAGCAGTTGCTCGGGTTGGTGGATTCGCTCGAGGGGCTGACGTCCTTCCAGTATGACGTGCGCTCACGGCTGGTGGCCGCCAGACAGCCGGACGGTACCCTCCAGCGCCGTGCCGCTCCGCCGCTCGATTCGCTGTTGCGGATGCTGACTCGGTCGGGGTCGGCATCCTCTCCGGGTGAGGAGTCCCTCCCGGGCGATGGCTCCCGGTTGCGGTATGACGAGCAGGGCAACCTCGTGGAGAGGCGCGAGGCGGATGGCTCGTGCTGGCGCTACGCGTACGATGCCGCGGGACTGCTGAAGGAGGTCGTCCGGCCGGATGGCGCTGTCGTGCGCTTTGCCTACGATGCGCTGGGCCGGCGGGTCTCGAAGAGTGGTGCTCGAGGCGAGGTGCGTTGGCTCTGGGATGGCGACAAGCCCGTGCATGAGCTCGGTCCCCAGGAGCCGATGACCACCTGGCTCTTCGAGCCCGGGCGCCACGCTCCGCTCGCCAAGCTCCAGGGAGACGCGCGCTACAGCATCGTCACCAACCATCTGGGCACCCCAGCCGCCCTCTATGACGATGGGGGCCGCCTGGCCTGGAAGGGACGGCTCGACATCAATGGCACGTTGCGGACCGACGTGGCACTGACCCGCTGCCCCTGGCGCTGGCCCGGCCAATACGAGGACGAGGAGACGGGGCTCTATTACAACCGCTTCCGTTACTATGACCCCACCTCCGGGCAATACATCAGCCAGGATCCCGCGGGACTGCTCGGGGGTCTAGACCCGTACGCCTATACGGATGATCCCCTCACCTGCATCGATCCCTTCGGCTTGGACGATGGGCACCACACCGTTCCCCGCAAGCTGATGGACATGATGCAGGAAAAAGGCATGCTGACCTCGGACGTGCGTAAGGAGCTGGATCCCACGCGGCGCACGGGTACCGTCATGCTTGAGCACGGGACCCACAGCCAGGTGCATGGCGAGATGTCCGGATTCCTCAAGGATCGCTATCCCGGTCTGGAGATGCGCAATGGCTTCCAGCACGGCACTGACTGGAAGAACTACATCGACCACCTCGAAAGCGAGGGCAATCTCAGCAAGGGCACCATCCTGGGAGACCTGGAGGACTTTTATCACAGCCACCTGGGCACGAAGGGACTGGTGGATGCGAACAAGGTCGATGAGTTGAAGAAGGGATTCGATCACGATGCGGCAAAGATCAAGGCCTGCTCATGA
- a CDS encoding tyrosine-type recombinase/integrase: MDVQAGTGWHVSELVRFARMGNVEPYRGVAQGIAGVLVCPQTKSGEPLRTAVSAEVLEAGKRLLERGSFSFEKYTLAIKGACTAAGIPPFTPGRFRHSVATWAIEKGADPASVAAFLNHKSPTTTRRFYATHAVPAKIPTLA; encoded by the coding sequence ATGGACGTGCAGGCGGGCACCGGCTGGCACGTCTCGGAACTGGTGCGCTTCGCCAGGATGGGCAACGTGGAGCCCTACCGGGGCGTGGCCCAGGGGATCGCGGGCGTGCTGGTGTGTCCCCAGACCAAGAGCGGCGAGCCCTTGCGCACCGCCGTGTCCGCCGAGGTGCTGGAGGCCGGGAAGCGGCTGCTGGAGCGCGGCTCGTTCAGCTTCGAGAAGTACACCCTCGCCATCAAGGGGGCCTGCACGGCGGCGGGCATCCCGCCCTTCACACCTGGACGGTTCCGGCACTCCGTCGCCACCTGGGCCATCGAGAAGGGGGCGGACCCGGCCTCGGTAGCGGCCTTCCTCAACCACAAGAGCCCGACCACCACGCGGCGCTTCTACGCGACACACGCTGTCCCGGCGAAGATCCCCACCCTGGCTTAG
- a CDS encoding RHS repeat-associated core domain-containing protein has product MMPAVKHLDPVLGIDLHFIITPPGAVVPIPHPHIGIVFDPFDYIPIIGSTVLVNGLPRAQAGTGGVTLPPHFPIGGAFAKPPGNENETFMGSSTVLVDDEPFTYMTLPVLSCQDIGMPSPPRKRGPGAKTLLLPTSIALSIPAGPPVIVGGPPTISLSGLMMRLALGALLKGLKKLRQLQKASRKMKAVSDRLHKALDKVLDKVGLGKGGRDWLHKKLCTLTGHPVDVVSGRVVTEAVDWELPGPIPLKFERNYSSSLSWRDSPVGHGWSHSLDLAVWEAPGKVVFRAEDGREIEFDVSHFPKQRAPLGQAVFAPVDRLTLRRMGELQWSVETAGGLVHELRYVGGGQPGLCRVTRTRNRTGHAIHYEYDEHGRLDWVVDSARRRLRLEHDAKGRLVRTWLPHPTQPGLVPYNRYVYSEAGDLVAAHDALEHSARYEYSGHLLVRETDRTGLSFYFEYEGEGADAWCVHTWGDGGIYDHRLFYNREKGVTEVTNSLGDTTVYFSDGRGVVVKEVDPLGNVWRRDFDEAMRLVKEVDPLGNATLYEYDKQGNLTKQSGAAGATVCIKYDERNLPVCATDPMGGEWSWQYDSWGQLVEEVNPLGERQRYVYSGSLLVAFVGAQGGRTTLTYDESGSLAGMKDPAGSQVWLKHDRLGRLVNARDEHGATWRVTRDILGREIRQEETTGDTLEMSYNAEGYLLEIRGALRQVTFGYAGFHQIASRQEGGARFLFRRDTEGQLVEVVNAAEEAYRFELDACGRVTQEIGFDGRTWRYEYDAAGRPCRVVHPSQRADRFAFDKAGRLSEVLYGDGSFRRFRYRPDGMLVEAECESGNVVLERDAVGRVVREQQPWGWVASDYETGTGRVQVRSSQGSQQQIVRDVLGQVQSLTMTSPRRPAPWVAWFANAGGQEVERRFPGGVVSSWQYDAAGRPLTHFTRVRSELELQRAYRWRGEEQLAALIDAWQGTTSYLHDARGRLVGARLADGSSQYHVMDSVGNLFKQPDRSDRHYGRGGWLEQADGVRYTYDEEGNLTARHEPDGGVWRYFWSGTGLSREIHRPDGKCVRFEYDAFGRRTRKQLLAQGDGPAERVESENRWLWDGPLPLEEESSLDGLTTWVFKPDTLALLGKEDDAGRYSAVTDHLGVPSSLYDEAGQPAWRAALDLFGCPQVEVDGTPCPWRWPGQYEDPETGLYYNRFRYYDPRTGCYISQDPIRLAGGLELYAYVPDPLIWMDPFGLAGILNRGGAFSVLDKAKLAGQVGHHMPQNAFLQLVGIPRGAGPALGMTDADHALTRTFRGKGKFTMRIDAGLSARQRLALDIRDIRKLFGSKYNKGLREVIEYAQNHPDFKKPPKAPCK; this is encoded by the coding sequence ATGATGCCGGCGGTCAAGCACCTGGATCCGGTGTTGGGAATTGACCTCCATTTCATCATCACCCCTCCCGGGGCGGTGGTGCCCATTCCCCACCCGCATATCGGCATTGTCTTCGACCCGTTCGACTACATCCCCATCATCGGCTCCACGGTGTTGGTCAATGGATTGCCACGGGCGCAGGCGGGAACGGGCGGTGTGACGCTGCCGCCCCATTTCCCCATTGGTGGCGCCTTCGCCAAGCCGCCCGGCAACGAGAACGAGACGTTCATGGGCAGCTCCACGGTCCTCGTGGATGACGAGCCCTTCACCTACATGACGCTGCCGGTGTTGAGCTGTCAGGACATCGGCATGCCCTCGCCGCCGCGCAAGCGGGGACCGGGGGCCAAGACGCTGCTGCTTCCCACCTCGATCGCGCTGTCCATTCCGGCGGGGCCGCCCGTGATCGTGGGAGGGCCGCCCACGATTTCCCTCTCGGGGTTGATGATGAGGCTGGCCCTGGGCGCGCTGCTCAAGGGGCTCAAGAAGCTGCGCCAGCTGCAGAAGGCCAGCCGGAAGATGAAGGCCGTGTCCGATCGCCTCCACAAGGCCTTGGACAAGGTCCTGGACAAGGTGGGGTTGGGCAAGGGCGGGCGCGATTGGCTCCACAAGAAGCTCTGCACCCTCACCGGACACCCCGTGGACGTGGTGTCGGGGCGCGTGGTGACCGAGGCGGTGGACTGGGAGCTACCGGGGCCCATTCCGCTCAAGTTCGAGCGCAACTACTCCTCGAGCCTCTCCTGGCGCGACTCGCCGGTGGGCCACGGCTGGAGCCACTCGCTGGACCTGGCGGTATGGGAGGCGCCGGGGAAGGTGGTGTTCCGGGCGGAGGATGGGCGGGAAATCGAATTCGATGTGAGCCATTTCCCCAAGCAGCGGGCGCCCCTGGGCCAGGCGGTATTCGCGCCGGTGGACCGGCTGACCCTCAGGCGGATGGGGGAGCTGCAGTGGAGCGTGGAGACCGCGGGCGGGCTGGTGCACGAGCTGCGCTACGTCGGAGGCGGGCAGCCCGGGTTGTGCCGGGTGACGCGCACGCGCAACCGGACCGGGCATGCCATTCATTACGAGTATGACGAGCACGGGCGATTGGACTGGGTGGTGGACAGCGCGCGGCGGCGGCTGCGCCTCGAGCACGACGCGAAGGGACGGTTGGTGCGAACGTGGTTGCCCCACCCCACGCAGCCGGGGCTCGTGCCCTACAACCGGTATGTGTACTCGGAAGCGGGCGACCTGGTGGCGGCCCATGACGCGCTGGAGCACTCCGCCCGCTACGAGTACAGCGGCCACCTGTTGGTGCGCGAGACCGACCGCACCGGCCTGAGCTTCTACTTCGAATACGAGGGGGAGGGGGCGGACGCCTGGTGCGTGCACACCTGGGGCGATGGCGGCATCTACGACCACCGGCTCTTCTACAACAGGGAGAAGGGCGTCACCGAGGTCACCAACTCCCTGGGCGACACCACCGTGTATTTCTCGGATGGCCGCGGCGTGGTGGTGAAGGAGGTGGACCCGCTCGGCAATGTCTGGCGGCGCGACTTCGACGAGGCCATGCGTCTGGTGAAGGAGGTGGACCCGCTCGGTAATGCCACACTGTATGAGTACGATAAGCAAGGCAACCTGACCAAGCAGTCCGGGGCTGCCGGGGCCACCGTATGTATCAAGTATGACGAACGCAATCTCCCCGTGTGTGCCACCGATCCGATGGGGGGAGAGTGGAGCTGGCAGTATGATTCCTGGGGTCAACTGGTTGAGGAAGTCAACCCTCTGGGAGAGCGGCAGCGGTATGTGTATTCGGGGAGCTTGTTGGTAGCCTTCGTGGGCGCGCAAGGCGGACGGACGACCCTGACCTATGATGAGTCCGGAAGCCTGGCTGGAATGAAGGACCCGGCAGGCAGTCAGGTATGGCTCAAGCACGACAGGCTCGGGCGGCTCGTGAACGCGAGAGACGAGCATGGTGCAACCTGGCGCGTCACGCGGGACATCCTTGGCCGCGAGATCCGCCAGGAAGAGACAACAGGCGATACGCTGGAGATGAGCTACAACGCGGAAGGCTACCTGCTGGAGATCCGGGGAGCGCTGCGGCAGGTCACCTTCGGTTACGCGGGATTCCATCAGATTGCCAGCCGGCAAGAAGGGGGCGCGCGCTTCCTGTTCAGGCGCGACACGGAAGGCCAATTGGTGGAGGTGGTGAACGCGGCGGAGGAAGCCTACCGGTTCGAGTTGGATGCCTGTGGTCGTGTCACCCAGGAGATAGGGTTTGATGGCAGGACTTGGCGGTATGAATACGACGCAGCGGGCCGTCCTTGCCGGGTCGTCCATCCCAGTCAGCGCGCCGACCGGTTTGCCTTCGACAAGGCGGGTCGGCTGAGCGAAGTGCTCTACGGGGATGGGTCCTTCCGCCGTTTCCGCTACCGCCCGGATGGCATGCTGGTGGAAGCCGAGTGCGAGAGCGGAAACGTGGTGCTCGAGCGTGACGCGGTAGGCCGAGTGGTGCGCGAGCAACAGCCGTGGGGTTGGGTGGCGTCAGACTATGAGACAGGCACTGGGCGGGTTCAGGTCCGCAGCTCGCAGGGGTCACAGCAGCAGATCGTCCGGGATGTGCTGGGTCAGGTGCAGAGTCTGACAATGACCTCGCCTCGCAGGCCCGCCCCCTGGGTGGCATGGTTCGCCAATGCAGGTGGGCAGGAGGTGGAGCGACGGTTCCCGGGAGGTGTTGTTTCAAGCTGGCAGTACGATGCCGCAGGCCGTCCGCTCACCCACTTCACCCGAGTGAGAAGCGAGCTCGAGTTGCAGCGAGCCTACCGGTGGCGGGGAGAGGAGCAACTCGCCGCCTTGATCGATGCATGGCAAGGTACAACCAGCTACCTCCACGATGCGCGCGGCAGATTGGTGGGCGCCAGACTGGCGGATGGCAGCTCGCAGTACCACGTCATGGATTCGGTGGGTAACCTCTTCAAACAGCCGGACAGGAGTGACCGGCACTACGGTCGCGGGGGATGGCTGGAGCAGGCAGACGGCGTACGCTACACCTACGACGAGGAGGGCAATCTCACCGCTCGTCATGAGCCGGATGGAGGGGTCTGGCGCTACTTCTGGAGCGGCACTGGACTGTCGCGCGAGATCCACCGCCCAGACGGCAAGTGCGTCCGTTTCGAGTACGATGCTTTTGGCCGCCGGACGCGCAAGCAACTCCTGGCTCAGGGTGATGGCCCGGCCGAGCGTGTCGAGTCCGAGAACCGCTGGCTTTGGGATGGCCCCCTTCCGCTCGAGGAAGAGTCATCCCTCGATGGGCTCACGACCTGGGTCTTCAAACCCGATACCCTGGCACTGCTTGGCAAGGAAGATGATGCCGGCCGTTACTCCGCGGTGACCGATCACCTGGGTGTACCCTCTTCGCTCTACGACGAAGCCGGTCAACCGGCTTGGCGTGCGGCGCTGGACCTCTTCGGGTGTCCCCAGGTGGAAGTGGATGGGACGCCTTGCCCCTGGCGATGGCCGGGGCAGTACGAGGATCCGGAGACCGGGCTCTACTACAACCGCTTCCGCTATTATGATCCACGTACAGGCTGCTATATCAGCCAGGATCCCATCCGACTGGCAGGAGGACTCGAGCTTTATGCCTATGTGCCTGATCCTCTCATTTGGATGGATCCCTTCGGCCTCGCGGGCATTCTCAACAGGGGCGGGGCATTTTCCGTGCTTGACAAAGCCAAACTGGCGGGCCAAGTGGGTCACCATATGCCGCAGAATGCCTTCCTCCAGCTGGTTGGCATTCCGAGAGGTGCTGGACCTGCGCTGGGTATGACGGATGCGGACCATGCGCTGACTCGCACCTTCAGGGGCAAGGGCAAGTTCACCATGCGTATCGACGCGGGCTTGTCCGCACGGCAGCGGCTGGCCCTCGACATCCGAGACATCCGAAAGCTCTTCGGATCCAAATATAACAAGGGATTGAGGGAAGTCATCGAATATGCGCAGAACCATCCTGACTTCAAGAAGCCTCCCAAGGCTCCATGCAAGTGA